DNA from Candidatus Thermoplasmatota archaeon:
TTGCATATTTTGCATAAGCTGATGAATCAAAAAAATCGCATCCTAAGGCAACTGCTAATGGAAAAATAAGTGGATGACCTGCACCAAATAAATGAACTGGTTTTGAAGGATTCAAACCTCTTTTAGCTGACAAGATACATCTCACAAGATCAGTGTATCTCTGATTTTCCATCAATGGTACAACACCACCAATTGGAAAAAAATCCGCATCTAACCGGCTTAGTTCTTTAGCGCATTTTTCCCTTAAATCGGAATAAACAGATCCCTGAACTGTGCAGGCTAGAAGCATACCACCTTTTTCAGGTATACTTTTTTTTGCACGAACAATTGTTTCCTTTACGCTTTTTTCAGCCTCTTTTTTTGTTTGATCAGGTTTACCGAAGACATCCAATATGGTTCCGAT
Protein-coding regions in this window:
- the tgtA gene encoding tRNA guanosine(15) transglycosylase TgtA gives rise to the protein MMFEIKERDAAGRLCKFTTKHGTVTTPNLMPVINPNKMLISPKEMKKLFGTEIVITNSYIIKKDEKLREKALKQGVHKLIDFDGPIMTDSGTFQSYMYGDIKINPVEIVRFQRDIGSDIGTILDVFGKPDQTKKEAEKSVKETIVRAKKSIPEKGGMLLACTVQGSVYSDLREKCAKELSRLDADFFPIGGVVPLMENQRYTDLVRCILSAKRGLNPSKPVHLFGAGHPLIFPLAVALGCDFFDSSAYAKYA